Within Gammaproteobacteria bacterium, the genomic segment ACCTTAGCGATGTCTTTTTGATGCCCTCCTCAATTTTCCTCAACAATCCGGTTGATTAGATGGTTATGTGGCCTCTAGCCGAAGAAACAACCATATCTGTCAGTTTCAATTTCACTGACCAGTTTACCAAGGTCATTAGTGTCATTCAGGCCATCGTACTTTATATATTTCATATTTGCCCGTTGCCAATAAAGCTGCCAAATGTTTTTGGTTTTATTGAATTTCAATTTTGCTACCGAAAGTTCACTGCTCTCTTCAGGATTATTCCAGCGTGAACGAATTTCTAAAATGAGTACCTCATGGCCTTTAATTCTGTATTCGAACTTTAATTGGTCTTTGTGTTCTTCTGTTGATTTCTTCCTGCAAAGGCCACCAACGAGTTTGTCAATTCTTTTCAGCTCGATTTCTGAGAATGTCATGACCTTATTCCATTTTTTTTGCTATATAACGGTTCATGATAACCGGCGACGACGAACTGCTAGCCGACCACCGCAATT encodes:
- a CDS encoding DUF3024 domain-containing protein, yielding MTFSEIELKRIDKLVGGLCRKKSTEEHKDQLKFEYRIKGHEVLILEIRSRWNNPEESSELSVAKLKFNKTKNIWQLYWQRANMKYIKYDGLNDTNDLGKLVSEIETDRYGCFFG